GTATGGGAATGACGGTTACGTGGATGAATGCTCTGACAATTCTGGAATATTTTAACAATTGATACTGAATCGACTTATTCAAACTTTGTTTTTAAATAAGCGGCCTTGGCTGCTTCTCATCCGGCTGTACAGGCAGTTTCATCGTATTTATCAGGATGGGATCAGTCACTTCTTTTGCCCGCTCAAGCAGCATCTCTTTGCCGCATTGTGTTATTGCAAATATGGGGATTGCAGTACCGAACTGGGCGATAGTCTTCCCCGGTACGCAGCCACGGATCCATTTTGAAGTGCAGCCAGTGGTCATATCCACAAGGTCTATGAACTCTTTTGCTTCATCTTCAGGCATTCCTGTAGTATGGACGCCGAATGCGATCACCTGGACATTATGTTTTTTCTCAAGCGCCCTTATTTCCCGGACATCCCTGGCATTCGTTACAGAAACACCAATTTTTTTATAACCCAATCCTATTGCTTTTTTCACGCCTGCCACCTGGTCAAGAGCAGCTGTTGCAGGGTCAAGAACAATACCATTGACTTCCTGTATCCGTTCAATAAGCTCAGGTATTGGCGTGGTCTCGGACAATCCTGAAATGCGAGACCCCATACCCTGAGCAAGTTTTGGGTTGCTCGTGATTACAGTGCCTGCACCATCGCATGCAGTCACGCTGGTATCAATAAGACCCCGGCGCAATCCTGTCATGAAAGTCTCACTTGCCCCAAACCCTACAAATATTTCCATTTCGATAGCCCTGTCCTTCGTGAAAAGGCCGAAATCCTTTATCCTGAACTCGATATTTTCCTGTGCGGATTTTGAGGTGAATTTCTTGATCCCTCGCACCTTATCAAATATAGGGCAGTATTCTGTCTGAGGTTCACCGACTTCAACGACTTTTCCATTCTCAACAACTACCCGGGTTTTTCCGAGAGCTTCCATAACATGTCTGTCTTTTGCCATAGATATCAATATGCTCTTGACATGTATTAATCATTAAGATACTGACAAAAAATAAGAAGTTGAGGCAAAAGATGCCTCAATTATTTATTTTTTCGCCTTCCAAGAATAGCCCAGGCAAATAATCCAACCAGAGAAACTACAATTCCGAATCCGGGAGACCTTGGTGTTGTTCTTGCGGTAGTCCCTGATGTTGGTGTTGTTGTGGTAATTCCTGTGGTAGTTCCTGCTGTTGCTGTTTCTGTAGTAGTTCCTGTGCCAAATCCTGATGCTGGTGTTGCTGTTGCTGTAGTTACTGCTACTGTTCCCGTAGCCGTTCCTGTGCCAAATCCTGATGCTGGTGTTGCAGTGGCAGTTCTTGAAACTGTTCCTGTAACTGTTGCAGTGGCAGTTCCTGCGCCAAATCCTGTTGCTGGTGTTCCTGCGGTAGTTCCTGGTGTTGCTGCCGTGGTTGTTGTGCCAATTGTTACAGTTGCGCCCGCTGGTGCCCCTATATTTAACAATGCTGTTTTGGGATCGGTAGCATAGTTAGGCTGACTTTCAAATGATGTTCCGTAGGCTGTACGTGGTCCCCCGCTTGCACCACTAAGATGGCAAGTATCACATGACCCTGTGCCATAAATTTCCGTAAGATTTGTAAGATATTCGGGTCTTGCAAAAGTTGTCGGTGCTGCTGTAAGAATTACTATTGATACCAAAAGTAATCCAGCTAATCTTTTACTATTCATATATTTTCCTCCTCTTCCTCCCCAATTTCACTACTTTTAGGTTATGTAGTGGGAAGTGTTAAATAAATCGTTCTGAATCCTATATAATCCTTCCTACTTCTTTCTACTCATATCTTAAGGCATCAACCGGCCTTAATTTCGATGCCTGGTAAGCAGGGATCACTCCTGCCAGTATTCCAACCGTAACTGATACTGATAACGCCATAGCTACCGAATCCAATGTAACTATTGTGGTGCCTCTTGCCATGGGAAGACCTCCCATAAGGGCAGCATGAAACCTGAAAGAATTGTTCCAAGGATTATTCCAAGGATCCCTCCGATAAGCCCGATAAAAGCTGCATTTCCTTCCTCGAGCTGACGGAGAAATCCATTTTATTCCGGGTAATATGTCTTGAAATCATAAGCTTATCCTGGATTTTCGTGATCGCTTCATCTAACTGGTTTTCATCCTTGATCTTTATCACAAGTGTATCATAGATATCAATAGTCTTTTCCGGGATCACCTGTATGCCATCTG
This portion of the Candidatus Methanoperedens sp. genome encodes:
- a CDS encoding DUF2099 family protein; the protein is MAKDRHVMEALGKTRVVVENGKVVEVGEPQTEYCPIFDKVRGIKKFTSKSAQENIEFRIKDFGLFTKDRAIEMEIFVGFGASETFMTGLRRGLIDTSVTACDGAGTVITSNPKLAQGMGSRISGLSETTPIPELIERIQEVNGIVLDPATAALDQVAGVKKAIGLGYKKIGVSVTNARDVREIRALEKKHNVQVIAFGVHTTGMPEDEAKEFIDLVDMTTGCTSKWIRGCVPGKTIAQFGTAIPIFAITQCGKEMLLERAKEVTDPILINTMKLPVQPDEKQPRPLI
- a CDS encoding PGF-CTERM sorting domain-containing protein, which translates into the protein MNSKRLAGLLLVSIVILTAAPTTFARPEYLTNLTEIYGTGSCDTCHLSGASGGPRTAYGTSFESQPNYATDPKTALLNIGAPAGATVTIGTTTTAATPGTTAGTPATGFGAGTATATVTGTVSRTATATPASGFGTGTATGTVAVTTATATPASGFGTGTTTETATAGTTTGITTTTPTSGTTARTTPRSPGFGIVVSLVGLFAWAILGRRKNK